Below is a genomic region from Pseudomonas sp. JQ170C.
TCAATCCGCTGATGGCGGGTATCGGTACCCTGGGTTTCATCTTTGGTGCCTACCTGTCTGAAACATTCCGTGGCGCCTTCATGGCTATCCCCAAGGGGCAGGCTGAAGCCGGCATGGCCTACGGCATGAGCAACCTGCAGGTGTTCTTCCGGGTCTTGGTGCCGCAGATGATTCGCCTGGCGATTCCAGGCTTTACCAACAACTGGCTGGTCCTGACCAAGGCGACGGCACTGATCTCGGTGGTCGGCCTGCAGGACATGATGTTCAAGGCCAAGCAGGCGGCCGATGCCACCCGCGAGCCTTTCACCTTCTTCCTGGCGGTAGCAGCCCTGTACCTGGTGATCACCAGTGTCTCGCTGCTGGCCCTGCGTTACCTCGAGA
It encodes:
- a CDS encoding ABC transporter permease, giving the protein MLKGYGAVILDGVWLTLQLALSSMALAIVLGLIGVALRLSPVRWLAWLGDLYSTVIRGIPDLVLILLIFYGGQDLLNRVAPLLGYDDYIDLNPLMAGIGTLGFIFGAYLSETFRGAFMAIPKGQAEAGMAYGMSNLQVFFRVLVPQMIRLAIPGFTNNWLVLTKATALISVVGLQDMMFKAKQAADATREPFTFFLAVAALYLVITSVSLLALRYLEKRYSVGVKAADL